ATATATGATACAAAATATTGCTCAATTTTTTCTCCAAGTGTcattcaaagttgaaaaaaataggGTCATTGTTAAAACGAATTCAAGGATATAATTAAGAAGAATAATTCGCTTCAAGTGATTGATTTGAAATCTGTTTGTTCTAAGAATGGTTCAGCTTCAAGGGGTATTCCTGTAGAGAAAATTGACAAAGTTTGAACCAATTTAATCTTACTCAAAAATATAAATAGCAATTCTATATATACAGCCATCTTCAATCGCACACATAACAACTCAAACTGAATGCTAATATAGGACAAATTCATACATATACTCAATATAACGCAATTTAATCTGCATAATATTTGAACAGGGAGGAGTATAGTCTACTGGAACAGATctaaatgaaaactaaaataagaTTTCAAGTATAATACATAAACATCTTCCTATTAAAAAATAAActtcagaatttcaaatttttggttGCGAAAAATTATTACAAATAATTATAGAAAACTATGTCCATATATATAACAAATGTACAACCTATCAGAAAAATGAcatggaaaataaaatataaaggctaaaattcaaaaaagatgtGAATTTATTATGAATAAATGTAAGTGAAAAAAACTGATACAGAAAATTATACAATTATCACGTCTTTAAATACAAACTaaggtcaaatacagggtggaaTGATAAACATCACTGGAATACAAAAATGGTGCGAATATGCACACATACAGTTGTGCTACATTCTGTTTACTATCTTCAAGCAGCTGATGCACAAAAGTAGATCATAGTCACCCCCTGCATTTTGTTTTAGTAGAacatctatatttttttttttaaataataataaatataaatttcaattagaTTCTTTGGAAGTTGAAGGTTGTGTTGAATCAGGTGAGGGGGGACTATTAGATCTACTACTTTCATTAGTATTTATGTTCTCAAACGCTTGCGAACACAACATACATATATAGTCTTCATCTTCATTTATATCTCCCGCAGAAAGTCCCACACAAGCCATATGGAACCAAAGTTCACAACCACCATCACATTGCACCCAATCAACGTTGCCAGTTGGTACCTGACAATTAGCCGCGGCACATGTAGCGTAGTCATCATCTTCATCTTCGTCAGACTCTGTAGACTTTTTCtgctttgatttttcactttgTTTCTTTCGCCCTGGCTTCTCTCTCTTTTCGCGAACCTTCTTCTCTCCAGGTTTCTTGGCAAAATTAGACTTGacacttttcaattttcttgcaGCTTCACATTCTTCCGATCTTCTCTTCCTACCCCTTTTAACAGGGGTTGATAGAGATTGCTGGTCGAAATCTATCAATATTGGTTCCTTCTCAGGGTTTCTGGTACTCTGAACAAGTTTCCATAACTGCAAAGTTTCGTCCAGGTGCACTTCGAGCAGATCACCTTCCATCAACAATTCGGTTATTTGTTGATGCAACTCCGCACTTATATTGACCCTGAATTCATCTTCATTGATTTTGGGTAAATGTAAGGAGTATGCATGCTCGTCAATGTGATCCTCTTGAAGTGAACTTGATGTACATTCTTTGGAGTCGTCTGATTCGGCGGAAGATTCCTGAAGAGTGTTAACAACACCGCTCTTATTGGCGATTTCTGTCACTTTTTGTTGCAAATCTGGATTTTTGCAAGCTTTCTTCAGTTCACAGGATATTATCTCTTCTGTTCTTTGTTTGGCCGCTGCTTCCATATACCTCTTGTTGAAATTACTCAGCATCGTTTTAGCTACTTCCAATTGGGGATTTTGCAGTAAATTTCTCGCTCTATCTTGCCAGTTCATGGCTCTTTCTGTCAAACACTGCAAAGCCTCTCCTTCGGGCAATCTGCAATATAACTTTTGAAGTGACATCAACAAACCAAGTATAACATCTAATCTGGGACGTTTGGTTCTGCAGCAATTCGGACATAAAAATTTGCAGTCTTTGAAACCGAAATGCATAGCGGCCATGGTGAAGTTACCCTTAAAACTGGTAGTAGCAATTTTCGGGAGCTGAACACAAACCGAATGGAACCAATCCTTGCAGAGTTCGCATTGCATCATGAGTCCAAACGCGCCTCTTTGACAGGTACAAAAAGAGGCACAGTCATTGGGATCCAAACTTTTCACAGAATTCTCTTTTCTGAAATTCTTAATCAGATCCATTTCCGTCTCCTCAGCTTGTTTGAAAACGGTAACAAAAGAATTTGGGTCTGCACCTTCCAAAGGATCAGGACCGTCACCTCCTTTCTTCTTCTGTTTCGGTGGATTTATGTTATTCCTAGGACTGAGTGCTTCTAATAGGGTTATAGAGGAGTTTTTGCGGAGGAACACTCTGCTCGTCTTTTCTTTCCACAAATAAGCGGATTCAAGATAACTTGCTAACCGATTTACTTCGACCAGATACAAAGGTAAGGCTCGTCCTTTCTTCACTAACTCTTCCATGTCTTCATAGTAGGGATAATATTCTGCCGAGTTCATATCTTCCTGTAATCGCAGCCAATCTCTGGCTTTATTGATCGCATCAAACAAATATTCTTCAGTCGGGAGGTAGGCATTGATTGCTGCTGCTTCTGCAAGTAGTTTATCTACTTCAATCAGGACGTCATTACCTTTATCTTTCAATACAGCTTGCGCTTTCGTTTCCCATTCTTGACTGGCAATTAGAAGACCTTGGAGTACACCCAATTCTTCCTCCATTTCTGGATGAGGTGGCAAGTCCATACCTCCTTTGATCAAGCTGTTAATTGAATCGATTGCTAATACTTCGGACCTTTTTTTGTATGAAAGTACGTCTTTCAGCCATGCTGCTTGTTTGATTCTGACAGCAATTTGTTTTAGAGCCGGAAGTTCTATACAAAGGGAATTTCCTAAACTGTAACAATTCTCCAATTCCAAAAGGACACATTCCGATAGTTTGGAATTGAGCAACCTTTTGCTTTCTTTTTCAAAGGCTTTGGTTTGTTGAAGTAGcattttaatatttttacttTCATCTAAATGGCAGGCTAGGCTGTCCAGCTCTTCGCAAAAAAGAGTGAGTTCTTCAATTGTCAATTTATACTTGTTGTCTGTAGAATTTCTAGTTCTAGTCCTTATTTTGTTCAAATCAAGTTGATGAATGACACTGGCGCATTTTTCGGCGTCTACGACTGCATTTGTGAGTGTTTGGAGTAAGTCAGACTTTGGGAATTTCTTGCCGTTGGCTTCATTCAACAAAGCTTTCAATTCGGTGAGAGATAATGTTTTTGGAGTGTTGGGATCCAAGGCGTCTTTCACCCGGTTCACCCAATGATCAAAGGATTCTGCTTTCAATTTCAAACCTTTCAGCATAACAGGTAATTCATCCAGAGTGTATCTATACCTCAAAGTGTGTGCTGCTGGATTACACTTGCATAAATCTTCAAAATGTCTTAAACAAACCAAGACATTAGTGCAAGTACAAGTTAAAGCCGATAGGAAACATGTTGTTTTGCATATTTCACATTGTCTTTCATCGTCTGGAAGTAACTCAAAAGCTTCCCTTTCTGCATTTGTAACACCCCATTCTAGTAAGTTCTTTCGCAGTTTCTTTTCCGTATCAACCATATGTAACATATCTTGATAAGTTGCAGCAGCTATTGTTATATCTAACTTATCTGGTACAAGTGCCATTTTACAAACAAGTTCATCATGAGAGAAAACACAAAATCTCCTCAAATGCGAATAGTGAAGGATACATTCTCTGCCCATTCGAAGCCAATCTGCTGGGGCAAAATTAACAGCTTCTGCAAAGTTATAACCTTGGTTGAATCCTGCGTGGTAAGCTCTGGGAAAAGTAACAACAAATTCCCCTGCACATTGATCTGTACGGTAAACCGGGACACCAGCATTCATTAAAACATTGGGATTCATTATTGTCACCAACTGATGTAATAAATCAGGTTGAGAATGGAATAATTCAGGTGCAGCTGACTTCATAGTTTCTTCAAACAGTTCAGCCTTGCTGCCAGGTACGCCATACCACGTTTTGGCTTCTCCCCAGTGTAGGTAATTGATGGAATAACTCCAATGGTCTTCATTATGCCAACAGAATGTCGCAAAGCACATTCCTACATACATCCAAGGCACTTTCATCCCAGATATATCCGCATTTATATATCCTAATACTGAACCTTCGAGTACTGGAAGATTATTCAAATTCCACCCAGAATCAGCATATTCCTTATCTCCAGGGTATAAATTTATGGAAGTTTTTGTTGGAAAACCTGATCCATGGTCCATTGTGTGGAGATCTGCTCCGTACTCTACTGTGACATCTTCATCGATGGAAGAAACAATTCTCCAAAATTCCTTCTCAACCATAGGCAGTGGAACCATATGAACTGGCATATTGAAATAGTCAGATTTGAACTGATCTGCCATTTCACCAAACTGCTGCAATGTGTATTCTCTTTGAGCCTGTTCAAAACCAAAAGCCTCCATCGGTTTGGATACTTCCTCTGCTACGCATTTAGGACAACGCCAGTCTCCTTTAGGCACATCTGACAGGGGTGGCATCAGACAAAATGTATGATAGCTATCATCACATCCATCACATAACAACATAAATTCTTCTGAATCTCCTCTACTACAATTATGACACACATATTTTGCTAAAGGATCAAAATCAGCATTAAAATTCTTAGATCTTTTCTTTTTATCATTGTATCCAGCCATCTTAGGTCCAGCTCCATGAATTTGAAGTCTCTTCAGTTCTTTACTATCTGCATCAtcgtcatcatcatcatcttcGGTTTTTGGTTTCTCCTCATCATTATTTTGATTCTCAAATCTCTTTGATCGTCTGGCTTTCTCACACGGTGGTTTTATTGCCATTCTCCCAACAATACCATGTGGTTTATAATCTTTATCTGTTTTCTCATTACGTTCTGGAACATCAGGATCTACTTTGATTTCCATTGTTTTTCCTTGCTTGAATACATCAAATGGATAGAGTAATCTTTCATAATGTTGTTTCAAAATCGTACCAATGCTCTTTCCAGGTGGATAACCCAAGCGAATGGCAATTTTTGACCATTTACGTTCCCTAGAAGCTGTCTCAAACCCACCTTCTAATTGCACAACTCTATGCAGGGTGTATAAATCTAATGCTCTTTTCTCCACCATAGGAATTTTCAGAGAAGAACCTTGTAATTCCCAAAATTTGGCTATTTGATccagaaaatttaattttattctgGTTTTAGCTTCCAATTCGTTCAGGCGTTGAATTCTAGGAGTGAACCTCAATTTGTCTACATCAACAGCAAATGGGGGCTGCCAGTTAGGTGGTGGCTTGATCTTGCATATACCAGTGTTCTCAGCAATTGGGCGAATTTTTCCAATATATGCAAGGGGGTCTGCAAACTCCTCTTCAGTGGGATGAAATACTGGGACTTCTGGGGGTACAGTGAATTCAAAACCTTCATCTTTGAAAAGTTGATCAGCTTCAATTTTGTACCCTTCTGTTTTCGAACAACTAGGTGATATCTTCATACCAGTCATTTTTTCCTTTGAAGTCGCCATTTTGTCAAAATTCCAAAGGATCTAAAAAGCTTTTCATTTATGTTGAGTAGTGATGTTCATTAGAAATGCCTCATCCTTAATATTTCTATGTACCTTctttgatgaattttcaataCAAGTTGGACAAAGGAAGTTGATTGGTTTCCAGATGCAAAATCAAGTTATCAACAATGGTTGCACTTATTCTAAATGTTAGAAAATAACAATACTTGCTTCCATTTTATTTCTTCTTGTATGTTTTTGCACTTGACTTTGTTTTTTCACAGACATAATGTCTCCAATGGATTGTTTATCAAACACACAATTACACAATTATGTTCTCTTCTGTAGCAATAAAATTTTACTCCCAGGTAGTTGTTGATCACACTAACACCAATTTCTCACTcagttttttaatggaaatCGTCCAACTTTTTGCAGCATTCACTTGAAAACAATCGTAGTGGTAATATTTTCAAAGAGTTCCAAAATACAAGGGAAACTTTCCAATATTACTGTAGGTTTAAGAGTCATTCAAAGGGTAAACTTGATTTCGTAAAAGTATGTGAATGATGGTTTCCACAATGAATCACTCCGCACATAATGCATAATCAAAGCATCAACTTTATTTCAATaacttgaaaaactataaattcATTAGACACCATGTACTACCGACAAAATAAACTCGATTTCCAAATTACGTGACCTAATCACAGAAGAAAATAAGGTAAACTAAAGAaccacagataacagagtacaacagaatttttttctttggttcaatcatagaaggaataaaaaaataattctatgGATTCAACACATGTTCTGTGGCTTTTACACATCATTGTAATCTGTGTTTCAGTTTTCGTTCTACttcaaaaatagaataaaaaacaatttaaGGTAAGAATTGAAGTAAAAATACATTTattgcattaatttttttttgttcacattcaattcaatattaaaaCGTCACTTTCTCATAAATTTTCCCAACGTTTACATCAGAGTCAGTGAAGAAACTACAGAACAATTTCGTTTTAGGATATACGGGCGGTCAGCTCTTTGTGTATTAGCAATATGTCTCTGAGCATATCTTCTCGGCTCAAACTTCCCAAAAAAATGGAACTGATGAAATCGCAAAGTCAGGCACAGCTGTTGGCAAACAAGCTGAGAAATGATGGTGTTATGAGCACAGGTGAATTCATTGCTATACATACATCAGTTTAAAATCAAAGGGGGATCATCTGAATACAATATAAATTTTGTTCTAGTGGAGAGCGTCATGCAAGCTGTTGATCAACTTGCAGCATTATTGTCCTCGAACCAAAATGACCCAAATATATCATATAGGGAGAGCATCATAAATTTGTGTCAACATTTAAAAGTGAGTATATAATACACGAAATCAATATTTCTCAAAAAAGGCAGATGGGAAACCTAAATATTTGATTTTGTTCTTTTTCAGGTATATGGTGCTTATTTAGAAATGTTGTACACTGATCAACTGAATCACGCTTTCAATGTGTTCAGGGACAAAGCTCAAGAAGACACAAGAGTTGACCAACTGTCACGATTACACTTGCTGGAACTGATAGAACTCAGGGCTAAAGGATGGAAGGGCACAGAGGGGATGAACCAGTACTATAGAAAAAGAGTGAATCAATTTTCACAGGTCAGTTGAATTTGCTTCGAATAGGAACATAACCAACATgctaatttctttgaaataacTCCAGAACGACTCAATGATCGAGTCTACAAATAGTTTGGCAGACTCCTTGAATTCCCTTCCTCTCTCTTCATCTTCCCCGATGTTGAATCCAGGGGAGGTCCTCAAATCTTCTGGAAAATTCTCAAAACCTACCAGAATCCCGGGCAAAAAGTATTGCAAGGATGAAGTGGTGATCAGGAATGCAGATTCTGGAAAAGGTGAGTTTCATGTGTAAACATGAGTGAATTTTAGAGTTAAGAAGAGGTATttgtttgttaattttttttttttaagaattatttttatttctcataACTCTGGAATTTTTATAAAATGTTATGGATTGTGCTTAGTTACAAACTCAAGATTTGGAAACAACATACTATGTACTGGGTGActaaatcaaaattttattattattttgtctttgaaattcaaatgtctgtttgtttttgttatgaAAGGGACCTGAGTAATGAATGAATAGAAAAAGCAAAAAGATGTAGCATGCAGATTGGTTAGTccttgtaaattttttatttattgtagTGATGGGTATCAAAGGAAGAAGGGTACATATGATAGAGGAGCTTAGTGAAACTATCATTTCCTTTCAAAGAGGTAAAGCAACAGAGACTTGTTCCACCGCTATCTAATTTCTCTAACCTAGAACTGAATTGAGGTTATGCATATTTCCTATAATCATTCAGTCTGTGTTTTTGTGTGTCTTTTTCTTGTTCACCATCATAACACTCATAGCTTTGATAAACCAATCAACAACTACTTATGATAGGGAGAAATACTATCGGATAATTCTGTGGTGGACATTTTCAGAGGAATCTTTGCCTTAGTCTGTAGCTCACGGACAAATATCAAGCGTTCAATAAAGTATAACGTCAAGTGGGCGATGGAGGTTCCATCTTGCAAAACATtggtcaaaatatttaaaaaaaaatttatttcaataaagtCATGGTATCCGGTTGCATTAACTACCAGAATTGGCTCAGAATTACAAGTAAAAAGTAAATTAAATTAAAGCTATGTGTTTAGAAGAAATTTCGCGTTGTTGTTTTTATACATACATCATATTTTAGTTATAATATATCAAGTGGTTGTGCTTGAATATTTGCTAAAGATTAATCTACACTTTTCTTCTGTTAATATAAACTGCTTGCTCCTTGGTATTGATGAACATTCCTTACATTTTGACAAGAGGTTTACTCACAGATATTTACATTTCATAGCATCTTGTCCTTTACTTATTGGGCCTTCTCAAGCATCATTGAATGTTTTAACTTATGGTAACATATATGTATGTTGGCTTCCCTAATATCATTGATGCAATAATATGTGAATTGCTGTTTTTGGACCGTTGTTGATCGATTtcaatgttttatttttctcatgttttaCAGTCAGTCCAGGTGCAAAAGAACGACTGGTCCAAATCACTGGAGCTAATGAAGAAAGCATCTGGTAACAAATGTTattctttttcatttcaaatctttTTTAATCTTTTCTATTCTAATAAATGGCCGGAATTGAACTgattagtcaaaaaaaaaataaaaatttaaaggaTATCTATAGATTGATAGATGAAGAGCAAGGACATGTAAATTTTGTAGTAGTCCAGTTTTTCTCTATTGATTGTTtgaggaaaaaatttataatttgcGTTTATTCAATATGAGTGgtgatattttatgaaatttttggggggaaatgaaaaaaagtgcTGTGTGTTTACCTTGCATGTATTTAGCATTGATTCAAACAGATCTGGTAATGCAGAGATATTCTCTCTATTCTGGCAAACCGCAGTAGTAGTACTACTTGTGGGGGTTCAAGGATATAGTGGATTTCTTGAGGAAAAACGCACTAGCTAAATAAGGTTCCCAGATTTCCTTTAACGGTCCAGAGCGGAACCTTTTCACCAGGAGAAAACAAGTCTTACACTACAGGCTGCGGTGTTGCGTTACCTTCTTGGCGAGTCTGATGAACCTACATTGGATGTAGCTTCCCCTTATCCTCATCTCCGTTGAATAACGATCCTTTCCGTTGATTGACTCGTTTGCATTTTCAGTCTCGCGAAACAAATAATGGAAGATACCATCCGTCGAAACGCCTCTCCGGTGAGAGAACACGGCATGAGTGTCGGTGGTCCATTGACCGGTTCCAGTTCGAGCATCAACTCTTCCGCTTCCGATGATAGCGCCTTACCTTCATCTGCCAGGGCGTCCAGGGCCCTGATGCACAGTTTGAGCGTAAACGACGCCACCATCGGAGAGTACAAGTATACGGTCGTCGTGGGTAATCACACCATCAGAATAATGGGAGACAACTTGGAATTGGTTAGAGTGAgtaggattttttttttttggtgtattaCATGTGTATCTTATATTATTCgtttttcttattatttttgCAGACCAGTAAATTGGTTCTAGACGAATTCTTCTCGGGGGAACCGGTCAACGACGTGACCCAATTTTATAGTTTCGATTCCTTACCGCAAAGCGGCGCTTCCACCAACGATCTGACGGAAGTTCCGCTCTCTCCTCCCGCATCTCCCCCTCCTCCAATCCTGAACGAACCGAAGGAACAGCCGGACGAAACAGGTAAATTGACATGATTCAGTTAGGAAAAGGCCTATTTGAAATGTGACACAgttatgattttaataaagaattgtggaatttatgtttatatttttgtACGATGCCACCGGCCCATTCTAATACTTAATATGTTTCGCTTCTCTCTAATATCGCCAAATCGTCCCCTTATTAACAAGATGATCTCACATAAATCCCGCACTTCTTTATGAAATCAATGTCGGAACTCTTGTTCGAGCAACAACACCTAAAATTAATGTATTGTTGCTTCGAGCGTCCTTCAATGAATTATGGTACTGATAAAAGGCAGATTATTATTGCGATCAACCTACAACTACATATAATCGACATTACCCAGGCCAGCAAACAGTTCAACCAAATCCCTAAAACTGTTTTTGGATAGAAAAATCGGTTATCTTTCATGTAAAGATTCGTTTCCTCGATCTTTTCTGTTCAACTGGACGTTTTCACCCGTCATAAGACCGATGGGGGGATTATTGACTGCCAAAAGAATTGATGAAATACTCTCCCTCCTCAGGTATCGAGTTGAAATTGAGAAAACCCCGCGTATCTATAGAAGAAATCTTGCAAGGGAAAACGATGTCGGTTGAAACGACCTCGAAAAAAGAGAATCGATTGGTGTACTCGATCGAATATTTGGCCACTCTGGCCATGTCGCCGATATGCCTGGGACCTCCACAGGACTGGGAAAGGATCTCCAACGATTATCCGGCGCTGGTTAGGGAGGTGAGTTTCCTCCAAAGAGAaccaaagaatttttttcacattgtTGATTGTACTATACCGTAATTTTTCGACGTTCACCATAATTTTAAGGAAAGTTATGGTGGGTTTATCCAGCATTCCTAAGAAATGAAGCAATCAAATGGGCAGATGATGATAACGTGATCTCTACTGTCAATGAGATAAGCCTTAGTTCATAGTTATGCCGCTTAAACCCACAAAAAAGACTAGTAGactatcaaaatattttcttattGTTTTCATCAACACAAAGCAAACACTCCAATTTGATGAAGTGGAAATTTGAGatagtattttgagaaatactTCATTGTAATGTAAAGTTTTCCTATAGGAATATTTTGTAGAAATACTGAAAAACATGAAAGTTGAAATGAAATTACCTAATTTTCGTTGAATTATTTAACTAAAATGAATAACTCTTCGCaggtcattgaatatttcaacgcTAAGCAATATCTGAATGACCGAAAAAACGAAGCTAAATGTAACGACGACGTATTGGACAACGGAGAAGTATGATTAGACTTGGTCAGTACTCCATCTTTTCCGTTATTatttaaatataaatttttctttttttgtaaTCCTAGTAA
The nucleotide sequence above comes from Coccinella septempunctata chromosome 4, icCocSept1.1, whole genome shotgun sequence. Encoded proteins:
- the LOC123311346 gene encoding lysine-specific demethylase lid, whose product is MATSKEKMTGMKISPSCSKTEGYKIEADQLFKDEGFEFTVPPEVPVFHPTEEEFADPLAYIGKIRPIAENTGICKIKPPPNWQPPFAVDVDKLRFTPRIQRLNELEAKTRIKLNFLDQIAKFWELQGSSLKIPMVEKRALDLYTLHRVVQLEGGFETASRERKWSKIAIRLGYPPGKSIGTILKQHYERLLYPFDVFKQGKTMEIKVDPDVPERNEKTDKDYKPHGIVGRMAIKPPCEKARRSKRFENQNNDEEKPKTEDDDDDDDADSKELKRLQIHGAGPKMAGYNDKKKRSKNFNADFDPLAKYVCHNCSRGDSEEFMLLCDGCDDSYHTFCLMPPLSDVPKGDWRCPKCVAEEVSKPMEAFGFEQAQREYTLQQFGEMADQFKSDYFNMPVHMVPLPMVEKEFWRIVSSIDEDVTVEYGADLHTMDHGSGFPTKTSINLYPGDKEYADSGWNLNNLPVLEGSVLGYINADISGMKVPWMYVGMCFATFCWHNEDHWSYSINYLHWGEAKTWYGVPGSKAELFEETMKSAAPELFHSQPDLLHQLVTIMNPNVLMNAGVPVYRTDQCAGEFVVTFPRAYHAGFNQGYNFAEAVNFAPADWLRMGRECILHYSHLRRFCVFSHDELVCKMALVPDKLDITIAAATYQDMLHMVDTEKKLRKNLLEWGVTNAEREAFELLPDDERQCEICKTTCFLSALTCTCTNVLVCLRHFEDLCKCNPAAHTLRYRYTLDELPVMLKGLKLKAESFDHWVNRVKDALDPNTPKTLSLTELKALLNEANGKKFPKSDLLQTLTNAVVDAEKCASVIHQLDLNKIRTRTRNSTDNKYKLTIEELTLFCEELDSLACHLDESKNIKMLLQQTKAFEKESKRLLNSKLSECVLLELENCYSLGNSLCIELPALKQIAVRIKQAAWLKDVLSYKKRSEVLAIDSINSLIKGGMDLPPHPEMEEELGVLQGLLIASQEWETKAQAVLKDKGNDVLIEVDKLLAEAAAINAYLPTEEYLFDAINKARDWLRLQEDMNSAEYYPYYEDMEELVKKGRALPLYLVEVNRLASYLESAYLWKEKTSRVFLRKNSSITLLEALSPRNNINPPKQKKKGGDGPDPLEGADPNSFVTVFKQAEETEMDLIKNFRKENSVKSLDPNDCASFCTCQRGAFGLMMQCELCKDWFHSVCVQLPKIATTSFKGNFTMAAMHFGFKDCKFLCPNCCRTKRPRLDVILGLLMSLQKLYCRLPEGEALQCLTERAMNWQDRARNLLQNPQLEVAKTMLSNFNKRYMEAAAKQRTEEIISCELKKACKNPDLQQKVTEIANKSGVVNTLQESSAESDDSKECTSSSLQEDHIDEHAYSLHLPKINEDEFRVNISAELHQQITELLMEGDLLEVHLDETLQLWKLVQSTRNPEKEPILIDFDQQSLSTPVKRGRKRRSEECEAARKLKSVKSNFAKKPGEKKVREKREKPGRKKQSEKSKQKKSTESDEDEDDDYATCAAANCQVPTGNVDWVQCDGGCELWFHMACVGLSAGDINEDEDYICMLCSQAFENINTNESSRSNSPPSPDSTQPSTSKESN
- the LOC123311347 gene encoding eukaryotic translation initiation factor 4E-binding protein Mextli isoform X2 — protein: MSLSISSRLKLPKKMELMKSQSQAQLLANKLRNDGVMSTVESVMQAVDQLAALLSSNQNDPNISYRESIINLCQHLKVYGAYLEMLYTDQLNHAFNVFRDKAQEDTRVDQLSRLHLLELIELRAKGWKGTEGMNQYYRKRVNQFSQNDSMIESTNSLADSLNSLPLSSSSPMLNPGEVLKSSGKFSKPTRIPGKKYCKDEVVIRNADSGKVSPGAKERLVQITGANEESICLAKQIMEDTIRRNASPVREHGMSVGGPLTGSSSSINSSASDDSALPSSARASRALMHSLSVNDATIGEYKYTVVVGNHTIRIMGDNLELVRTSKLVLDEFFSGEPVNDVTQFYSFDSLPQSGASTNDLTEVPLSPPASPPPPILNEPKEQPDETGIELKLRKPRVSIEEILQGKTMSVETTSKKENRLVYSIEYLATLAMSPICLGPPQDWERISNDYPALVREVIEYFNAKQYLNDRKNEAKCNDDVLDNGEV
- the LOC123311347 gene encoding eukaryotic translation initiation factor 4E-binding protein Mextli isoform X1, with product MSLSISSRLKLPKKMELMKSQSQAQLLANKLRNDGVMSTVESVMQAVDQLAALLSSNQNDPNISYRESIINLCQHLKVYGAYLEMLYTDQLNHAFNVFRDKAQEDTRVDQLSRLHLLELIELRAKGWKGTEGMNQYYRKRVNQFSQNDSMIESTNSLADSLNSLPLSSSSPMLNPGEVLKSSGKFSKPTRIPGKKYCKDEVVIRNADSGKVMGIKGRRVHMIEELSETIISFQRVSPGAKERLVQITGANEESICLAKQIMEDTIRRNASPVREHGMSVGGPLTGSSSSINSSASDDSALPSSARASRALMHSLSVNDATIGEYKYTVVVGNHTIRIMGDNLELVRTSKLVLDEFFSGEPVNDVTQFYSFDSLPQSGASTNDLTEVPLSPPASPPPPILNEPKEQPDETGIELKLRKPRVSIEEILQGKTMSVETTSKKENRLVYSIEYLATLAMSPICLGPPQDWERISNDYPALVREVIEYFNAKQYLNDRKNEAKCNDDVLDNGEV